The Faecalibacterium prausnitzii genome includes a window with the following:
- a CDS encoding ribonuclease Z, translated as MLTITLLGTAATMPLPDRALTAAVAECGGHSLLFDCGEGTQTAARRAGVNLMKLDAICLTHYHGDHIFGLPGLLQTLGCQGRTRPLTIFGPAEGMEPVWGAIRALTGPQPYAIRAVPLGTDPVRLETLAPGWPVGAELLPFRTKHRVPSRGYRLDLPRAGRFDPARARALGVPVQQWRLLQRGEPVTLEDGATIAPGQVLGAPRRGLRFVFSGDTAPCAALEQAAQDADLLLCDATYPDDAQQAQAKQYGHSTFRQDAELAARAGARRLWLMHYSPIITDPEAARPAAEAAFPSVECGVDGQQIILRYDEEPS; from the coding sequence ATGCTGACCATTACTCTGCTGGGCACAGCGGCCACCATGCCTCTGCCCGACCGCGCCTTGACGGCGGCAGTGGCCGAATGCGGCGGGCACAGCCTGCTGTTCGACTGCGGCGAGGGCACCCAGACCGCTGCCCGCCGCGCCGGGGTCAACCTGATGAAGCTGGACGCCATCTGCCTGACCCACTACCACGGCGACCATATCTTCGGCCTGCCCGGCCTGCTGCAAACGCTGGGCTGTCAGGGCCGCACCCGGCCGCTGACGATCTTTGGCCCGGCCGAGGGGATGGAGCCGGTCTGGGGCGCCATCCGCGCCCTGACCGGCCCCCAGCCCTATGCCATCCGGGCTGTGCCGCTGGGCACCGACCCCGTCCGGCTGGAAACGCTGGCCCCCGGCTGGCCGGTGGGGGCCGAACTGCTGCCCTTCCGGACGAAGCACCGGGTCCCCAGCCGGGGCTACCGGCTGGACCTGCCCCGCGCAGGCCGCTTTGACCCAGCCAGAGCCAGGGCGCTGGGGGTGCCGGTGCAGCAGTGGAGATTGTTGCAGCGCGGGGAGCCGGTCACTCTGGAAGATGGGGCGACCATTGCACCCGGACAGGTGCTGGGCGCACCCCGCAGAGGGCTGCGGTTCGTGTTTTCCGGCGATACGGCCCCCTGCGCCGCGCTGGAACAGGCCGCACAGGATGCCGACCTGCTCCTCTGCGACGCCACCTACCCGGACGATGCGCAGCAGGCTCAGGCGAAACAGTATGGGCACAGCACCTTTCGGCAGGACGCTGAACTGGCGGCGCGGGCCGGGGCACGGCGGCTCTGGCTCATGCACTATTCGCCCATCATCACCGACCCGGAAGCCGCCCGCCCGGCGGCGGAAGCGGCCTTCCCGTCGGTGGAATGCGGCGTGGACGGACAACAGATCATTTTGCGATACGACGAGGAACCTTCATGA
- a CDS encoding CCA tRNA nucleotidyltransferase has product MTAETISFPLDPGAAALLTRLHTAGHAAYAVGGCVRDSLLGQTPHDWDLCTSATPEQVLELFGEAHCIPTGLQHGTVTVKHGGELYEITTFRTEGAYSDGRHPDHVAFVPDVKEDLARRDFTINAMAYNAEEGLIDPFGGQSDLAAGIVRAVGEPQRRFEEDALRILRLYRFAARFGFAIDPATGQAARALCRHLDCVSEERIAEELSRLLAAPAPGAYLEAEVLAVIFPELDAAELPESRRILDALEPGMEHVPVRLAALLCPLGEAGARAALKRLKCSNALSGTVATLVREAAAGMPGAALTLTAKRFLSRYDLATITDLTALCSAQHPEQAEAFAALQQEAARLVETNACCRINQLAVNGRDLMDAGIRPGPGLRRVLDALLEQVLTGQLPNEKAALLAAAAQVAAS; this is encoded by the coding sequence ATGACAGCTGAGACCATTTCCTTCCCGCTGGACCCCGGTGCAGCGGCCCTGCTGACGCGCCTCCATACGGCGGGCCATGCCGCTTATGCGGTGGGCGGCTGTGTGCGGGACAGTCTGCTCGGCCAGACCCCGCACGACTGGGACCTCTGCACCAGTGCGACCCCCGAACAGGTGCTGGAGTTGTTCGGGGAAGCGCACTGCATCCCGACGGGATTGCAGCACGGCACCGTGACCGTCAAACACGGCGGGGAGCTGTACGAGATCACGACCTTCCGCACCGAGGGGGCGTATTCCGACGGCCGCCACCCGGACCACGTCGCCTTTGTGCCGGACGTAAAAGAAGACCTGGCCCGGCGGGATTTCACCATCAACGCCATGGCCTATAACGCCGAAGAAGGGCTCATCGACCCGTTCGGCGGGCAGAGCGACCTTGCCGCCGGCATCGTGCGGGCGGTGGGGGAGCCGCAGCGCCGGTTCGAGGAAGACGCCCTGCGCATCCTGCGGCTCTACCGGTTCGCGGCCCGGTTCGGCTTTGCCATCGACCCAGCCACCGGGCAGGCGGCCAGAGCGCTCTGCCGCCATCTGGACTGCGTGTCCGAAGAGCGCATCGCGGAGGAGCTGAGCCGTCTGCTGGCAGCTCCGGCACCGGGAGCTTATCTGGAAGCGGAGGTACTGGCGGTTATCTTCCCGGAACTGGATGCGGCAGAGCTTCCGGAAAGCCGACGCATCCTCGACGCGCTGGAGCCGGGCATGGAACACGTCCCGGTCCGGCTGGCGGCGCTGCTGTGCCCGCTGGGCGAAGCCGGTGCAAGAGCGGCGCTCAAACGGCTCAAGTGCTCCAACGCCCTGAGCGGTACGGTGGCGACGCTGGTTCGGGAGGCAGCTGCCGGGATGCCCGGCGCTGCGCTGACGCTGACGGCCAAACGGTTTTTGAGCCGCTATGACCTTGCCACGATTACGGATCTGACGGCCCTGTGCAGTGCCCAGCATCCGGAACAAGCCGAAGCGTTCGCCGCGCTGCAACAGGAAGCCGCGCGGCTGGTGGAAACGAACGCCTGCTGCCGCATCAACCAGCTGGCCGTGAATGGCCGGGACCTGATGGACGCAGGCATCCGGCCGGGGCCGGGGCTGCGCCGGGTGCTGGACGCTCTGCTGGAACAGGTGCTCACTGGGCAGCTCCCCAATGAGAAAGCGGCACTTCTGGCCGCAGCGGCGCAGGTCGCTGCGTCTTGA
- the mnmA gene encoding tRNA 2-thiouridine(34) synthase MnmA, whose product MTETQNANRSGALIAMSGGVDSSVAAWLMQQKGYACTGITMRLTRNETLGQSGFHTCCSEKDIEDAAEVAYAMDIPYEVLDFTADFREKIIEKFIRVYEAGGTPNPCIDCNRYMKFDHLLSWAREHGMEYVVTGHYARVEQDEATGRWLLKKGLDEGKDQSYVLYNLTQEQLAHVRLPLGALHKSEVREIAEQQHFINARKHDSQDICFVPDGDYEKFMEDFTGKHYPAGDFLDEAGRKVGTHKGAVRYTIGQRKGLGLAMGAPVYVCAKDMQANTVTVGPEKSLFDRIVYAEEANWIAIPALTAPLRVTARTRYHQVEQAATVYPAGEDRFRLEFDEPQRAPTPGQAVVLYQGDVVLGGGTIVRVEK is encoded by the coding sequence ATGACAGAAACACAGAATGCAAACCGCTCCGGTGCGCTCATTGCGATGAGCGGCGGCGTAGACAGCTCGGTTGCAGCCTGGCTGATGCAGCAGAAGGGCTATGCCTGCACCGGCATCACGATGCGGCTCACCCGCAACGAGACGCTGGGCCAGTCCGGCTTTCACACCTGCTGCTCGGAAAAGGACATCGAAGATGCCGCCGAGGTGGCGTATGCGATGGACATCCCCTATGAGGTGCTGGATTTCACCGCCGACTTCCGGGAAAAGATCATCGAAAAATTCATCCGGGTCTATGAGGCGGGCGGTACCCCGAACCCCTGCATCGACTGCAACCGGTATATGAAGTTCGACCACCTTCTCTCCTGGGCGCGGGAGCATGGGATGGAGTATGTGGTCACAGGCCACTATGCCCGCGTGGAGCAGGACGAGGCCACCGGCCGCTGGCTGCTGAAGAAGGGACTGGACGAAGGAAAAGATCAGAGCTATGTGCTTTACAACCTGACGCAGGAGCAGCTGGCCCATGTCCGCCTGCCGCTGGGGGCACTGCACAAGAGCGAGGTGCGTGAGATCGCGGAGCAGCAGCATTTCATCAACGCCCGCAAGCACGACAGCCAGGACATCTGCTTTGTGCCGGATGGCGACTACGAAAAGTTCATGGAAGATTTCACCGGCAAGCACTACCCGGCAGGCGATTTCCTCGACGAGGCGGGCCGCAAAGTGGGCACCCACAAGGGGGCCGTGCGGTATACCATCGGCCAGCGGAAGGGTCTGGGCCTTGCCATGGGCGCACCGGTCTATGTCTGCGCCAAGGATATGCAGGCCAATACGGTCACGGTCGGCCCGGAGAAAAGCCTGTTTGACCGCATCGTCTACGCCGAGGAGGCCAACTGGATCGCCATCCCGGCGCTGACGGCCCCGCTGCGGGTCACGGCCCGCACCCGGTATCATCAGGTCGAGCAGGCCGCGACCGTCTACCCGGCGGGCGAGGATCGGTTCCGGCTGGAATTTGACGAGCCGCAGCGCGCGCCTACGCCAGGGCAGGCGGTGGTGCTGTATCAGGGCGATGTGGTCCTGGGCGGCGGCACCATCGTGCGGGTGGAAAAGTGA
- a CDS encoding ThiF family adenylyltransferase has translation MQDQYSRTQLLLGKEAMETLHHSRVAVFGIGGVGGYTVEALARSGVGALDLIDDDKVCLTNLNRQIVATHKTVGQYKVDVAEQRIHEIDPNIKVTTYKTFFTPETQDQFDFTQYDYVVDAIDTVTGKIALVVKAKEAGTPIICAMGAGNKMDPTRFEVTDIYKTSVCPLAKVMRTECRKRKIKHLKVVYSKEPAMTPIEDDSISCKNHCICPPGTQRKCTIRRSVPGSNAFVPSVAGLIIGGEVVKDLIGFVPLKG, from the coding sequence ATGCAAGATCAGTATTCCCGCACCCAGCTGCTGCTGGGCAAGGAAGCCATGGAAACGCTGCACCATTCCCGCGTGGCAGTGTTCGGCATCGGCGGCGTGGGCGGCTATACCGTTGAGGCACTGGCCCGCAGCGGCGTGGGTGCGCTGGACCTCATCGACGACGATAAGGTCTGCCTGACCAACCTGAACCGCCAGATCGTGGCCACCCACAAGACGGTGGGGCAGTACAAGGTGGATGTGGCGGAACAGCGCATCCACGAGATCGACCCCAACATCAAGGTCACGACCTACAAGACCTTCTTCACCCCGGAGACGCAGGACCAGTTCGATTTCACCCAGTACGACTATGTGGTGGATGCCATCGACACCGTCACCGGCAAGATCGCGCTGGTGGTCAAGGCAAAGGAGGCGGGCACGCCCATCATCTGTGCCATGGGCGCAGGCAACAAGATGGACCCCACCCGCTTTGAGGTGACGGATATCTACAAAACTTCCGTCTGCCCGCTGGCCAAGGTCATGCGCACCGAGTGCCGCAAGCGGAAGATCAAGCACCTGAAGGTCGTCTACTCCAAGGAGCCTGCCATGACGCCCATCGAGGATGATTCCATCAGCTGCAAGAATCACTGCATCTGCCCGCCGGGCACCCAGCGCAAGTGCACCATCCGCCGCTCCGTCCCCGGCTCCAATGCCTTTGTGCCGTCGGTCGCCGGCCTCATCATCGGCGGCGAGGTCGTCAAGGACCTCATCGGTTTCGTGCCTCTGAAGGGGTAA
- a CDS encoding putative manganese transporter, giving the protein MELFLDVLGESLVDTAKMLPFLFLAYLFIEYVEHRHGEKIEAVLERSGRWGAIPASLLGCVPQCGFSAIASNFYASRVISLGTLIAVFIATSDEAVPLLISMPAYWDKLVLLMVIKVLYAIAVGLVLDFVLRGILPKSLRGGYTGSADEIDCHETHDDEEGHERPIWQAALRHTLEIFVFIFGFSLLFGLIVEGVGEDVFADVLGQMGFFQPVFSALVGLIPNCAASVLLTQLYVEGALRFSSLVAGLCTGAGVGLAVLWRANPSWKQNLFITGLTWASGAAVGVGIQLVVALVG; this is encoded by the coding sequence ATGGAACTGTTTTTGGATGTTTTGGGCGAGAGCCTGGTCGATACGGCCAAGATGCTGCCCTTTCTGTTTTTGGCCTATCTGTTCATTGAATACGTCGAGCACCGCCACGGCGAGAAGATCGAGGCCGTGCTGGAACGCAGCGGCCGCTGGGGGGCCATCCCGGCGTCGCTGCTGGGCTGTGTGCCGCAGTGCGGCTTTTCGGCCATTGCGTCGAACTTTTATGCCTCCCGCGTCATCTCGCTGGGCACCCTCATCGCGGTGTTCATCGCCACCAGCGACGAGGCGGTGCCGCTGCTGATCTCGATGCCGGCGTACTGGGATAAGCTCGTGCTGCTGATGGTCATCAAGGTGCTGTACGCCATTGCGGTGGGTCTGGTGCTGGACTTTGTGCTCCGCGGCATCCTGCCCAAGTCTCTGCGGGGCGGCTACACCGGCAGCGCCGATGAGATCGACTGCCATGAGACCCACGACGATGAGGAGGGGCATGAACGCCCCATCTGGCAGGCCGCGCTCCGCCATACGCTGGAGATCTTCGTCTTCATCTTCGGGTTCAGCCTGCTCTTCGGCCTCATCGTCGAGGGCGTGGGCGAGGATGTGTTCGCGGACGTTCTGGGCCAGATGGGCTTCTTCCAGCCGGTGTTCTCGGCGCTGGTGGGCCTCATCCCCAACTGTGCGGCCAGCGTTCTGTTGACCCAGCTCTATGTTGAAGGCGCCCTCCGCTTTTCCAGCCTGGTGGCGGGCTTGTGCACCGGCGCGGGCGTGGGCCTGGCGGTGCTCTGGCGGGCGAACCCCTCCTGGAAGCAGAACCTCTTCATCACCGGCCTGACCTGGGCCTCCGGCGCTGCCGTGGGCGTGGGCATCCAGCTCGTGGTCGCGCTGGTGGGCTGA
- a CDS encoding HAD family hydrolase, giving the protein MQYQLLASDFDNTLVPFGEPKAHPAVVRAVKKMQAAGGRFVLSTGRGYCVVNKEQLGGIRFDYAITCNGACVVDKNGTVVAEHPLTNEEMYALVDFCEDYNYPLQFNYRDAYYAYCEYDALKSFYDSLPKSGLTCLDGEDQDRHLIDMPHAAFVVMPPQELSRFHEKFGHLGLHFMQTGGVGRDGWCCYDVVRGGMDKGVGLSDLCEKMGLTLADAVAAGDSANDVGMLKAAGLGCCMANGTADAKAAADRVIGDVREDGLAALIEELWFDGPKAVPSGRDLGSAWDAMEKAGVAE; this is encoded by the coding sequence ATGCAATATCAACTTCTGGCAAGTGATTTCGATAACACGCTGGTCCCCTTCGGGGAGCCGAAGGCCCACCCGGCGGTGGTCCGGGCCGTGAAAAAGATGCAGGCGGCGGGCGGCAGGTTCGTGCTCAGCACCGGGCGCGGGTACTGCGTCGTCAACAAAGAGCAGCTGGGCGGCATCCGCTTCGATTACGCCATCACCTGCAACGGGGCCTGTGTCGTGGACAAAAACGGCACCGTCGTGGCCGAACATCCGCTGACCAACGAGGAAATGTACGCCCTCGTGGATTTCTGCGAGGATTACAACTACCCGTTGCAGTTCAACTACCGGGATGCCTATTACGCCTACTGCGAGTACGATGCGCTGAAGAGCTTCTACGATTCCCTGCCGAAAAGCGGCCTGACCTGCCTGGATGGTGAGGACCAGGACCGCCACCTCATCGACATGCCCCACGCGGCCTTCGTGGTCATGCCGCCGCAGGAGCTGTCCCGCTTCCACGAAAAGTTCGGCCACCTGGGCCTGCACTTCATGCAGACGGGCGGCGTCGGCCGAGACGGCTGGTGCTGCTACGACGTCGTGCGCGGCGGCATGGATAAAGGCGTGGGGCTTTCGGACCTGTGCGAGAAGATGGGCCTGACCCTGGCCGACGCCGTGGCGGCGGGCGATTCCGCCAACGATGTGGGGATGCTGAAGGCGGCGGGCCTCGGCTGCTGCATGGCCAACGGCACCGCCGACGCAAAGGCTGCGGCCGACCGCGTCATCGGCGATGTGCGGGAGGACGGCCTGGCCGCGCTCATCGAGGAACTCTGGTTCGACGGCCCGAAGGCTGTGCCCTCCGGCCGC